GTCACTTCCTGCGGGACGACTCGAGCAATATCTAGAAGACGAACCCGCCCTAGACCCTTTTCGTATTACCATAGAAAAGTGGCTAGAAAAAAGACCCCACATGCTTAGCCCCGAGACGGAGATGGCACTCGCGGCCTTCGGGCAGGTTCTTAACGCTCCCGCCGAGGTGTATGAGACCTCGCGCACGGCAGACCTCGCCTTTGATGCGGTGGCAGACAGCACTGGCAAGCTCTACCCCATGTCACTAGGCAGGCATGAAACCGCTGCAGACACATTCCTGCGTAGAAATGCCTACGCGGAGCAAACCAAGGGGCTTAAAAGATACCTACACACCTACGGCACCGCTTGGGGCACCGAAGTAAAAAAGAATGTAGTAGCCGCTAAACTGCGAGGCTATGACTCTGCCGTGCACATGCTTCTTGATCAGCAAGAAGTGAACATCGATATCTACAACAACATTCATGATGTCATTCTCACTGAGTTAGCCCCCCATATGCGCCGCTATGCTAGTCTACGTAAGCGCGTGCTCAAACTTGAGCAACTGCTCTACTGCGACATCGAGGCGCCGCTCGACCCTAGCTACAACCCCGAGACCACCTATGAAGAAGCCTGCCAACTCGTGCTCGAAGGCCTCCGTGTACTTGGCCCCGAGTACGCACAAATCATGGCAGACGGGCTGCAAAACCGCTGGATAGACAGGGCCGACAACATCGGCAAGCGAACAGGAGCCTTCTGCAATTCTGTTTATGGCGTGCACCCCTACATCAGCATGAGCTGGGGCAACCGCATGCGCAATGCCTTAACACTAGCGCATGAGCTAGGCCATGCGGGGCAAGGCGTACTGGCGCAGCGCTACCAAAGGCTAGCCAACACCAGGCCCACCATGTTCTTTATCGAGGCACCATCAACCATTAATGAACTGCTCGTCGCGGATCGTATTTTGGCTTTAAGCACGAGCAATGAGATGCGCCGCTGGCTTATGATGCAGCTACTCATGACCTACTACCATAACTTTGTGCGCCACCTCATTGAAGGCGAGTTGCAGCGCCGCACTTACGGCCTAGCAGAGGCAGGGCAGCCCATCACCGCCACCGTCCTTAACAAAGTGCAAGGCGAGATACTGGCCGAGTTCTGGGGCGACGAAGTCACACTTGACGAAGGAGCAGAGATGGTATGGATGCGACAAGCTCACTACTACCGCGGGCTCTACCCCTACAGCTATGCCGCAGGGCTCACCATCGGCACGGCAGTAGCCCAGGCTATCCAAAGCGAAGGCGCCGCGGCAGCCGAGCGCTGGGTTAATGTGCTTAAGGCTGGCGGCACTCTCAAGCCCCTCGCCCTAGCCAAAATGGCCGGCGTCGACATGACCAACAAAAAAGCCATCCAGCAGGCCGTGGCCTATGTGGGATGGCTGGTTGACGAGGTGGAGAAGAGTTTTTCGTGTTGAAGAC
This sequence is a window from Bacillota bacterium. Protein-coding genes within it:
- the pepF gene encoding oligoendopeptidase F, encoding MSKQLTRAEIREQETWNLNDIFSSVEEWEAEMAALPPLISAVTQYKGLLDRGALTLLDCLLAHEALQKRATKVFAYASLSISSDGTNPSFQVMASKAGAAMAHLQAQTSFVLSEALSLPAGRLEQYLEDEPALDPFRITIEKWLEKRPHMLSPETEMALAAFGQVLNAPAEVYETSRTADLAFDAVADSTGKLYPMSLGRHETAADTFLRRNAYAEQTKGLKRYLHTYGTAWGTEVKKNVVAAKLRGYDSAVHMLLDQQEVNIDIYNNIHDVILTELAPHMRRYASLRKRVLKLEQLLYCDIEAPLDPSYNPETTYEEACQLVLEGLRVLGPEYAQIMADGLQNRWIDRADNIGKRTGAFCNSVYGVHPYISMSWGNRMRNALTLAHELGHAGQGVLAQRYQRLANTRPTMFFIEAPSTINELLVADRILALSTSNEMRRWLMMQLLMTYYHNFVRHLIEGELQRRTYGLAEAGQPITATVLNKVQGEILAEFWGDEVTLDEGAEMVWMRQAHYYRGLYPYSYAAGLTIGTAVAQAIQSEGAAAAERWVNVLKAGGTLKPLALAKMAGVDMTNKKAIQQAVAYVGWLVDEVEKSFSC